One Lysinibacillus fusiformis genomic window carries:
- a CDS encoding ABC transporter ATP-binding protein → MEYVIEMLGIRKEFGDFVANNNITLQLEKGEIHALLGENGAGKSTLMNVLFGLYQPEGGEIRVRGNAVKITNPNVANDLGIGMVHQHFMLVENFTVTENIILGNEPTKMGIVNIKDAAKKVQALSEKYGLDVDPYAKIEDITVGMQQRVEILKTLYRGAEILIFDEPTASLTPQEITELIQIMRRLIAEGKSIILITHKLKEIMEVSDRVTIIRKGEGIGTVVTAETNPNQLAELMVGRQVEFKTEKTQAHPTEEVLWIDDLVVSDYRNIDKVKGLNLTVRKGEIVGIAGIDGNGQSELIEAITGLRKVKKGTVKLNGKDVTNMKPRKITEEGVGHIPQDRHKHGLVLDFPIGHNIALQTYYQSPIAKGLVMDYKKVSEKARQVIKEYDVRTGNGEMTPARALSGGNQQKAIIGREIDRNPDLLIAALPTRGLDVGAIEFIHSRLIEQRDKGKAVLLISFELDEVMNVSDRIAVIYDGQIVDELNPKETTEQELGLLMAGQSSKKSTRKEGND, encoded by the coding sequence TTGGAATACGTGATTGAGATGCTTGGAATCCGTAAAGAATTTGGTGATTTCGTAGCGAATAATAATATCACCCTCCAACTTGAAAAAGGCGAAATCCACGCGTTACTAGGTGAAAATGGTGCCGGGAAATCGACTTTAATGAACGTCCTTTTTGGTTTGTATCAACCAGAGGGAGGCGAAATTCGTGTTCGTGGGAATGCTGTTAAAATTACAAACCCGAATGTTGCCAATGACTTAGGAATTGGCATGGTGCATCAGCACTTTATGTTGGTGGAAAATTTTACAGTAACAGAAAATATTATTTTAGGTAATGAACCTACAAAGATGGGGATTGTCAATATTAAGGATGCTGCGAAGAAAGTGCAAGCGCTTTCTGAGAAATATGGCCTTGATGTAGATCCATATGCAAAAATCGAAGACATTACAGTTGGGATGCAGCAACGTGTTGAGATTTTAAAAACATTATATCGTGGTGCGGAAATTTTAATTTTTGATGAACCTACGGCATCATTAACGCCGCAAGAAATTACTGAACTTATTCAAATTATGCGTCGCTTAATCGCAGAAGGAAAATCGATTATTTTAATTACGCATAAGCTAAAAGAAATTATGGAAGTTTCTGACCGTGTGACGATTATCCGTAAAGGCGAAGGGATAGGTACTGTTGTTACGGCTGAAACAAACCCAAATCAATTAGCAGAATTAATGGTCGGTCGCCAGGTAGAGTTTAAAACGGAAAAAACCCAGGCACATCCAACTGAGGAAGTACTATGGATTGACGATTTAGTCGTTTCAGACTATCGAAATATCGATAAAGTAAAAGGTTTAAACTTAACAGTTCGTAAAGGTGAAATTGTGGGTATCGCAGGTATCGATGGCAATGGACAATCAGAGTTAATCGAGGCAATTACCGGCTTACGTAAGGTGAAAAAAGGGACTGTTAAACTGAATGGCAAAGATGTGACGAACATGAAACCTCGTAAAATTACCGAAGAGGGTGTGGGTCATATTCCACAAGACCGTCATAAACATGGTTTAGTACTAGATTTCCCTATCGGTCATAATATTGCACTCCAAACTTATTACCAGTCACCAATCGCTAAAGGATTAGTAATGGATTACAAGAAAGTATCTGAGAAAGCACGTCAAGTCATTAAAGAATACGATGTACGTACAGGGAATGGTGAAATGACCCCAGCACGCGCGCTTTCAGGTGGTAACCAGCAAAAGGCGATTATTGGTCGTGAGATTGACCGTAACCCAGATTTACTAATTGCCGCACTACCAACACGTGGTCTTGATGTTGGGGCAATTGAATTTATTCATTCACGTTTAATCGAGCAACGCGATAAAGGAAAAGCAGTTCTATTAATCTCCTTTGAATTAGATGAAGTGATGAATGTATCAGACCGTATTGCAGTGATCTACGACGGTCAAATTGTGGACGAGCTAAATCCAAAAGAAACAACAGAGCAAGAACTTGGTCTATTAATGGCAGGACAAAGTAGTAAAAAAAGCACGCGTAAGGAGGGGAACGACTAA
- a CDS encoding ABC transporter permease → MSNRVINILVPIISIIIGLIVGAIVMLVSGYDPIQGYIALWTGIFGDSYSIGNTIRQITPYLLAGLAVAFAFRTGLFNIGVEGQLILGWLAAAWVGYAFELPKIIHLPLALLAAAAAGAFWAFIAGFLKAKFKVHEVIATIMLNYTALYIANAVIKKLSDGSFKTERIHETASLRSPFLRELTDNSSLHYGIIVAIIMVVVMWFILEKTTRGYELKAVGLNQHAAEYSGMSVNKNIILAMTISGMFAGLGGAMEALGTFQNASIKAGFTGIGFDGIAVALLGANTPLGVVFGASLFGSLKYGALNMPNAAGIPEEIVSIIIALIIFFVASGYIIRVVLQKLKKKKEGQ, encoded by the coding sequence ATGTCAAATCGTGTCATTAATATACTCGTTCCTATCATCTCTATCATTATCGGTTTAATTGTTGGGGCTATCGTGATGTTAGTCAGCGGTTATGATCCGATACAAGGTTATATTGCACTTTGGACAGGTATATTTGGAGATTCTTATTCAATCGGGAACACAATCCGTCAAATTACACCGTACTTACTGGCAGGTCTTGCAGTAGCATTTGCCTTCCGTACAGGCTTATTCAATATCGGGGTTGAAGGACAGCTCATTCTAGGTTGGCTAGCAGCTGCCTGGGTAGGCTATGCATTTGAGCTACCTAAAATTATTCACTTACCTTTAGCGTTACTTGCAGCAGCAGCAGCAGGAGCATTTTGGGCCTTTATTGCAGGTTTCTTAAAAGCGAAATTTAAAGTCCATGAAGTAATTGCGACAATTATGTTAAACTACACAGCACTTTATATTGCCAACGCTGTTATTAAAAAATTGTCCGATGGTAGCTTTAAAACAGAACGTATTCATGAAACAGCTTCTTTACGTTCTCCGTTTTTAAGAGAGCTTACAGACAACTCAAGTCTTCACTATGGGATCATTGTTGCAATAATAATGGTAGTTGTTATGTGGTTCATCTTGGAAAAAACAACACGAGGTTATGAACTTAAGGCAGTGGGACTTAATCAGCATGCTGCTGAATACTCAGGTATGAGTGTTAATAAAAACATTATTTTAGCGATGACAATTTCAGGTATGTTTGCAGGTCTTGGTGGTGCAATGGAAGCATTAGGGACATTCCAAAATGCTTCGATTAAAGCTGGCTTTACAGGTATTGGTTTCGACGGTATCGCGGTTGCCTTACTTGGTGCAAACACTCCGCTTGGGGTTGTGTTTGGGGCTTCATTATTTGGCTCGCTTAAATATGGGGCACTCAATATGCCAAATGCTGCAGGTATTCCAGAGGAAATCGTCTCTATAATTATTGCATTGATTATCTTCTTTGTAGCATCAGGTTATATTATTCGCGTCGTTTTACAAAAGTTAAAAAAGAAAAAGGAGGGACAATAA
- a CDS encoding ABC transporter permease: MSFLEMLYFIIPSAILYATPLIFTAIGGVFSERSGVVNIGLEGLMIVGAFVGIFVNLEFASTLGSATIWVAMLAAIIVGGIFSLLHAVASISFRADQTVSGVAINLLGLAVSVFLVKLIYDKGQTDMISQPISRFSIPYLQDIPFFGPLLFRDVYSSSILAFAVAIGAWFIIYKTPFGLRLRAVGEHPMAADTMGVKVNKMRYIAVVISGALGGLGGAVYAQTITHDFSHATIAGQGFMALAAMIFGKWHPIGALGAALFFGLAQTLSIAGGQIPYVQDIPAVYLQILPYVLTILALAGFIGKASAPKASGQPYIKGKR, translated from the coding sequence ATGAGCTTTTTAGAAATGTTATACTTCATCATCCCTTCTGCGATTCTTTATGCAACGCCGTTAATTTTCACAGCAATCGGTGGAGTATTCTCTGAACGTTCAGGTGTTGTTAACATCGGGCTAGAAGGTTTAATGATTGTCGGAGCATTCGTCGGAATTTTTGTCAATTTAGAATTTGCGTCCACATTAGGTTCTGCGACAATTTGGGTAGCTATGCTTGCCGCTATAATCGTAGGTGGGATTTTCTCTCTTTTGCATGCCGTAGCGTCAATCTCATTCCGTGCCGACCAAACGGTATCAGGGGTAGCCATTAACTTATTGGGGTTAGCCGTATCGGTATTTTTAGTGAAACTAATTTATGATAAAGGCCAAACAGACATGATTAGCCAACCGATAAGTCGTTTTAGTATTCCTTATCTACAGGATATTCCTTTCTTTGGACCATTATTGTTCCGGGATGTATATAGTTCATCGATTTTAGCTTTTGCTGTGGCAATCGGTGCATGGTTTATCATCTATAAAACACCATTTGGTTTACGTCTTCGTGCAGTTGGGGAGCATCCAATGGCTGCGGATACAATGGGTGTGAAAGTCAATAAAATGCGCTATATCGCAGTTGTTATTTCTGGAGCACTGGGTGGTCTTGGTGGAGCGGTTTATGCGCAAACAATTACACATGATTTCTCTCATGCAACAATTGCAGGTCAAGGTTTCATGGCACTTGCGGCAATGATTTTCGGGAAATGGCATCCAATTGGAGCACTTGGTGCAGCGTTATTCTTCGGTCTAGCGCAAACATTAAGTATTGCAGGAGGTCAAATTCCATACGTTCAAGACATTCCAGCTGTATACCTACAAATTTTACCGTATGTGTTAACAATCCTTGCATTAGCTGGGTTTATCGGTAAAGCAAGTGCACCAAAGGCGAGTGGACAACCTTATATTAAAGGTAAACGTTAA
- the yfmF gene encoding EF-P 5-aminopentanol modification-associated protein YfmF: protein MFKTIPFAKGVNLHIRQTTQFKTVNFSIKWRRPLTAESASERTVLTNVLQHSNAKYTTTAAFRSSLDDLYGTVLYFDTSKRGNEHTVLMNVEAVNDQYLANTSVLNEVLGLLHTAIFEPNLENALFKESIVAREKKMVIQRIESIFDDKSRFAQLRLQQILRPNEPASISANGTVEDIERITPASLFAAYQSMLANDKIDIYVAGDINEDEMVAKLKHALPFQDRTPVEIPAILPQKHPQNDYVREQHDMKQGKLHIGFSTPVKFGDADFAKMQIFNGVFGGYPHAKLFMNVREKESLAYYASSSYASHYGLLFVVSGIEAKNEEKAFSLIKEQLAVMQAGDISDLELEQTKAMLTNQLKESLDSARGQIEIYDQYKDLPEEFSFETWANKWKAVTKQDVVEMAKQVQLEAVYFLCGKEQAAQ, encoded by the coding sequence ATGTTTAAAACAATACCTTTTGCAAAAGGTGTCAATTTGCATATCCGACAAACGACCCAATTTAAAACCGTAAATTTTTCAATTAAATGGAGAAGACCTTTAACGGCCGAAAGTGCGTCAGAACGCACGGTGTTAACAAATGTATTGCAACACAGTAATGCAAAATATACAACTACAGCTGCATTTCGCAGCTCTTTAGACGACTTATACGGGACAGTGTTGTATTTTGACACGTCTAAGCGTGGGAATGAGCATACCGTGTTGATGAATGTAGAAGCCGTGAATGATCAATATTTGGCTAATACGAGTGTTTTAAATGAAGTGCTCGGATTACTGCACACAGCAATTTTTGAGCCGAATTTAGAAAACGCTCTATTTAAAGAATCCATTGTGGCACGCGAAAAGAAAATGGTCATCCAGCGAATTGAATCCATCTTTGATGACAAATCTCGTTTTGCACAACTACGTTTACAACAAATTTTACGTCCGAATGAGCCTGCTTCAATTTCTGCCAATGGTACGGTAGAAGACATCGAGCGCATCACGCCGGCATCTTTATTCGCAGCTTACCAATCCATGCTAGCAAACGATAAAATTGACATCTATGTAGCCGGCGATATTAATGAAGACGAAATGGTAGCGAAGCTGAAACATGCCCTACCATTTCAGGATCGTACACCTGTTGAAATTCCTGCTATATTGCCGCAAAAACATCCACAAAATGATTATGTGCGTGAGCAGCATGACATGAAACAAGGGAAATTGCATATTGGTTTCAGTACACCCGTAAAATTTGGCGATGCAGACTTTGCCAAAATGCAAATTTTTAATGGCGTATTCGGTGGTTATCCACATGCCAAATTATTTATGAATGTTCGTGAAAAAGAAAGTTTAGCTTACTATGCATCTAGTTCATACGCATCGCATTATGGCTTGCTATTTGTTGTGTCGGGCATTGAAGCTAAAAATGAAGAAAAAGCCTTTTCACTTATTAAAGAGCAACTTGCTGTCATGCAGGCAGGTGATATTTCTGATTTAGAGCTGGAGCAAACAAAGGCGATGCTGACAAACCAGCTAAAGGAATCCCTAGATTCTGCACGTGGACAAATAGAAATTTACGACCAATACAAGGATTTACCCGAGGAATTTTCTTTTGAAACCTGGGCGAATAAATGGAAGGCTGTTACGAAGCAAGATGTTGTCGAAATGGCAAAACAAGTGCAGCTAGAAGCGGTCTATTTCTTATGTGGAAAGGAGCAAGCCGCACAATGA
- the yfmH gene encoding EF-P 5-aminopentanol modification-associated protein YfmH yields the protein MKTIEFKQLDETLYYEKLENGLDVYILPKKGFSKTFVTFTTKYGSVDRTFMPIGETESISVPDGIAHFLEHKMFEKEDGDVFQKFSEYGASANAFTSFTRTAYLFSSTDHIYKSTETLLNFVQEPYFTEATVNKEKGIIGQEITMYDDQPDWRLYFGTIENMYHNHPVKIDIAGTIESIDGITAEHLYTCYHTFYHPSNMLLFAIGAVDPEEMMAFIRENQGKKEFPEPAPIQRFFDEEPTAVAMKERTLHMDVQKPKLYIGLKAKETGLSGREMLKHELSVQIALELIFGRTSNFYERVYDEGLIDESYAFDFTLENGFGFAMIGSDTTEPVALEQAIKTELAKYEGNAQFASADLERIKHKKIGFFLRALNSIEFIANQFTRYSFNEMNLFDVVPVLEELTIEDLTSAFATIQGESQQTVFKVLPTEKGEQ from the coding sequence ATGAAAACAATTGAATTTAAACAATTAGATGAAACACTTTACTATGAAAAGTTAGAAAATGGATTAGATGTATATATTTTACCGAAAAAGGGCTTCTCAAAAACATTCGTGACATTCACGACAAAATACGGTTCGGTTGACCGTACATTTATGCCAATAGGTGAAACGGAAAGCATTTCTGTGCCAGATGGCATCGCACACTTTTTAGAGCACAAAATGTTTGAAAAAGAAGACGGTGACGTATTCCAAAAATTTAGTGAGTATGGCGCTTCTGCAAATGCCTTTACATCCTTTACACGAACAGCTTATTTATTTTCATCAACAGACCATATTTATAAAAGCACTGAAACATTATTAAATTTTGTGCAAGAGCCCTACTTTACTGAAGCGACGGTCAATAAGGAAAAGGGTATTATTGGTCAGGAAATCACGATGTATGATGATCAACCAGATTGGCGATTGTATTTCGGCACAATTGAAAATATGTATCACAATCATCCTGTGAAAATTGACATTGCAGGTACAATCGAATCGATTGATGGGATTACGGCAGAACATTTATACACGTGCTATCATACTTTTTACCATCCTTCAAACATGCTGTTATTTGCCATAGGTGCAGTTGACCCTGAAGAAATGATGGCATTCATTCGAGAAAATCAAGGTAAAAAAGAATTCCCTGAACCAGCGCCAATACAGCGTTTCTTTGACGAAGAACCGACAGCAGTTGCGATGAAAGAACGTACATTGCATATGGATGTTCAGAAACCAAAATTATATATTGGCTTAAAGGCGAAAGAGACGGGGCTTTCTGGTCGCGAAATGTTAAAGCATGAGCTTTCAGTACAAATTGCTTTAGAACTTATCTTTGGACGTACATCTAATTTTTATGAGCGTGTTTATGATGAAGGTCTAATTGATGAGTCGTATGCATTTGACTTTACATTAGAAAATGGCTTTGGCTTTGCTATGATTGGATCTGATACTACAGAACCAGTGGCATTAGAACAGGCAATTAAAACAGAATTAGCAAAATATGAGGGAAATGCCCAATTTGCAAGTGCCGATTTAGAACGCATTAAACATAAAAAAATCGGTTTCTTCTTACGTGCACTGAACTCTATTGAATTCATTGCCAATCAATTCACGCGTTACTCGTTCAATGAGATGAATTTATTTGACGTTGTCCCGGTTCTGGAAGAGTTAACGATCGAAGACTTAACTTCTGCATTTGCAACAATTCAGGGTGAATCGCAACAAACGGTCTTCAAAGTTCTACCAACAGAGAAGGGCGAACAGTGA
- the ymfI gene encoding elongation factor P 5-aminopentanone reductase, which translates to MKKFALVLGASGEIGRAICQSLAQDGWSLYVHYSNNKEAAQTLLYALSENFPTQEFMLVQGDFSKITAAETMASQIFTVQAIIFASGQAHYALLEDTTVEDMDALWRVHVQNPMRLTALLSSKLRAHDVSYVLFIGSIWGEAGSAGETLYATVKGAQHAFVKSYAKEVALSHIRVNAIAPGFIHTSMNSHLNDVELDTILEEIPLGTVGKTTDVAEMVRFYLSGKADYVTGQIIRLNGGWYI; encoded by the coding sequence GTGAAGAAATTTGCGCTTGTCTTAGGTGCTTCAGGAGAGATTGGTCGTGCCATTTGTCAGAGCCTGGCACAGGACGGTTGGTCACTCTATGTGCATTATTCAAATAATAAGGAAGCGGCACAAACTTTACTTTATGCGCTTTCAGAAAATTTCCCTACACAGGAATTTATGCTTGTGCAGGGGGATTTTTCAAAAATAACAGCAGCAGAAACGATGGCCTCGCAAATTTTTACTGTGCAGGCGATCATTTTTGCAAGTGGGCAAGCACATTATGCACTTCTTGAAGATACCACTGTGGAGGACATGGACGCATTATGGCGTGTTCATGTGCAAAATCCAATGCGTTTAACAGCGTTATTATCATCAAAGTTACGTGCTCACGATGTTAGCTATGTGCTCTTTATCGGCTCGATTTGGGGCGAGGCAGGATCAGCGGGTGAAACCCTTTATGCAACGGTAAAAGGCGCCCAACATGCCTTTGTGAAGTCTTATGCGAAAGAAGTAGCGTTGTCTCATATTCGTGTGAATGCTATAGCGCCTGGCTTTATCCACACTTCTATGAATAGTCATTTAAATGATGTGGAACTCGATACTATTTTAGAGGAAATTCCCCTCGGTACTGTCGGTAAAACAACTGATGTAGCTGAAATGGTTCGTTTCTATTTATCAGGTAAGGCAGATTACGTAACAGGACAAATAATAAGATTAAATGGTGGCTGGTACATATAA
- a CDS encoding DUF3243 domain-containing protein: MTILENWQKWTSFLGQNVMQAESSGMPKKMIQQAAMQIGDYLATNVDPKNEQERVLSDLWGVASEDEKQALANCVVKLVQNKHVQ; this comes from the coding sequence ATGACCATTTTAGAAAACTGGCAAAAATGGACATCTTTTTTAGGACAGAACGTCATGCAGGCTGAATCAAGTGGAATGCCGAAAAAAATGATACAACAAGCAGCTATGCAAATAGGCGATTATTTGGCGACAAATGTCGATCCTAAAAACGAGCAAGAGCGAGTGCTGTCGGATTTATGGGGCGTTGCCTCTGAAGATGAGAAACAGGCATTAGCGAATTGTGTCGTAAAACTTGTGCAAAATAAACATGTACAATAA
- a CDS encoding DUF3388 domain-containing protein has protein sequence MSDWYFEYEIQVNRPGLLGDIASLLGMLRVNIISINGVDEGRRGMLVHTDNDEAIERFRTIVSTMEHIHVTKFRQPKLRDRLAIRHGHYIPRDADEKNTFRFVRDELGILVDFMAELFKKDGHKLIGIRGMPRVGKTESIVAASVCANKKWIFLSSTMIKQTVRNKLAGDEFSDNNIFILDGIVTRRSTDERHLQLVREMMNMPSIKVVEHPDMFVQHSEYKIEDFDYIIELRHHPDEEITYEIMEKNHMMSESDSFGGFNF, from the coding sequence TTGAGCGATTGGTACTTTGAATATGAGATTCAGGTGAATCGCCCTGGATTATTAGGAGATATTGCTTCACTTTTAGGGATGCTTCGTGTCAATATTATTTCAATAAATGGTGTCGATGAAGGGCGTCGTGGTATGCTAGTACATACAGACAATGATGAGGCAATTGAACGTTTTCGTACAATTGTTTCGACAATGGAACATATCCACGTTACCAAATTTCGACAACCTAAACTCCGTGATCGCTTAGCCATCAGGCACGGTCATTATATTCCTCGAGATGCAGATGAAAAAAATACCTTTCGCTTCGTGCGAGATGAACTTGGTATTTTAGTGGATTTTATGGCAGAGTTATTTAAGAAGGATGGTCATAAACTCATTGGAATACGTGGTATGCCTCGTGTTGGTAAGACAGAGTCTATTGTCGCGGCAAGTGTATGTGCCAATAAAAAATGGATTTTTTTATCTTCTACAATGATCAAGCAAACCGTTCGTAATAAGCTCGCTGGCGATGAATTCAGTGACAATAATATTTTTATATTAGACGGCATTGTGACACGACGCTCGACAGATGAACGCCATTTGCAACTAGTACGTGAGATGATGAATATGCCATCCATCAAGGTAGTAGAGCATCCAGATATGTTTGTGCAGCATTCAGAATATAAGATTGAGGATTTTGATTATATTATTGAACTACGTCATCACCCAGATGAAGAAATTACTTATGAAATAATGGAAAAAAATCATATGATGTCCGAATCCGATTCATTTGGAGGATTTAATTTTTAA
- a CDS encoding helix-turn-helix domain-containing protein gives MAELGTRLKEARLSKGYSLDDLQEITKIQKRYLVGIEEGNYSIMPGSFYVRAFIKQYAEAVGLNAEEILETYKSELPGTKNDQVSQSMTQSPSRRKVPSNKMMEAMPKIIVGLFIIVIFVVIWFLMQSKNNAGTPVVDDTPPEVEYDKKPKPIDSEKDKEEKDKKEQENANKDDSKEDSKDDSKEVTSDENNVEEVKQTISAGTIEADGATTSYTLTGTDSFKIRIEVSGPTFIGIRDQQQQELLADTRVYNAGEVVEFDATAQTYARVRLGNSSQAKVYINDELLTYAQQIVTQNIVINFNKEQ, from the coding sequence GTGGCAGAATTAGGGACTCGACTGAAAGAGGCGAGACTGTCTAAAGGCTACAGCTTAGACGATTTACAAGAGATAACAAAAATTCAAAAGCGTTATTTAGTAGGGATTGAAGAGGGCAATTATTCGATTATGCCTGGTTCGTTTTATGTGCGTGCTTTTATTAAGCAGTATGCAGAGGCTGTTGGTTTAAATGCAGAGGAAATTTTAGAAACTTATAAGAGTGAATTACCAGGAACGAAAAACGATCAAGTAAGTCAATCGATGACACAAAGTCCAAGTAGAAGAAAAGTTCCATCTAATAAAATGATGGAAGCTATGCCGAAAATAATCGTCGGGTTATTTATTATCGTCATTTTTGTTGTAATTTGGTTTCTAATGCAATCAAAGAATAATGCAGGAACACCTGTAGTTGACGATACGCCACCAGAAGTGGAATACGATAAAAAACCAAAACCGATTGATAGTGAAAAAGATAAAGAGGAAAAAGACAAAAAAGAACAAGAGAATGCCAATAAAGATGACTCAAAAGAAGATTCGAAAGATGATTCAAAAGAAGTAACATCAGATGAAAATAACGTTGAAGAGGTTAAGCAAACGATTTCAGCGGGGACAATAGAAGCAGATGGTGCGACAACTTCTTATACATTGACGGGTACAGATTCATTTAAAATACGCATTGAGGTTTCTGGTCCTACATTTATTGGGATTCGTGACCAACAGCAACAAGAATTACTAGCAGATACTCGTGTTTATAACGCAGGTGAAGTAGTGGAATTTGATGCAACGGCGCAAACTTATGCCCGTGTCCGTCTTGGTAATTCATCACAAGCTAAGGTATATATTAATGACGAACTTTTAACGTACGCTCAGCAAATCGTTACGCAAAACATCGTCATCAATTTCAATAAAGAACAGTAG
- the pgsA gene encoding CDP-diacylglycerol--glycerol-3-phosphate 3-phosphatidyltransferase — translation MNIPNKITISRILLIPFFVIVMMFDFGWGTMTLFGAEMPVHHFVGALIFIFASTTDWVDGFYARKYNLVTTFGKFLDPLADKLLVSAAFILMVELDMASAWLIIIIISREFAVTGLRLILAGGGEVVAANQLGKIKTWAQIVAIAAALLHNTIFTLFGIPFDTIMLYIALFFTLWSGWDYFYLNRRVLLESK, via the coding sequence ATGAACATTCCAAATAAAATTACCATCTCACGTATCTTACTTATTCCGTTCTTTGTTATTGTCATGATGTTTGATTTTGGTTGGGGAACAATGACGTTATTTGGTGCAGAGATGCCAGTTCATCATTTTGTGGGAGCGCTTATTTTTATTTTTGCTTCGACGACCGATTGGGTAGATGGTTTTTACGCGCGTAAGTACAATCTTGTGACAACGTTTGGGAAATTTTTAGACCCGTTGGCAGACAAGTTACTTGTATCTGCGGCATTTATTTTAATGGTAGAGCTTGATATGGCGTCGGCTTGGTTAATCATAATAATTATAAGCCGTGAGTTTGCGGTAACTGGTCTACGTTTAATTTTGGCAGGTGGAGGAGAGGTCGTAGCGGCGAACCAGCTTGGTAAGATTAAAACATGGGCGCAAATCGTGGCGATTGCTGCTGCACTTCTACACAATACAATCTTTACACTTTTCGGTATCCCGTTCGATACAATTATGTTATATATTGCATTGTTCTTTACACTATGGTCAGGATGGGATTATTTCTATCTAAATCGTCGTGTGTTACTGGAGTCTAAATAA
- a CDS encoding competence/damage-inducible protein A: MNAEILAVGSELLLGQITNTNAKFISSQLSELGINVFYHTVVGDNSKRLEEAITVAESRADLIIFSGGLGPTKDDLTKETIARHLGVNLAFDEVALSYIEQFFAKRGRPMTENNRKQALVLAGSEVLANHHGMAPGMILTKDERTYILLPGPPKELEPMFQFEAKPKLGAMLNDGGVIVSHVMRFYGIGEAELEVSVQDILDTQTNPTIAPLASDGEVTLRVTAKAETEGKARQLIASKVAEIQAIVGDYQYGIDDDSLASKTVEMLLDNKLTISAAESLTAGLFQSELAEIPGVGTALIGGLVTYTEEAKVKQLGISQELLDTHGIVSSECAAAMASTVREKFGTTIGIGLTGAAGPTAHDHQPVGTVWIGIAIGDEDPITYLLHLSGMRNTNRLRAVKFTCHYLMHQLEERGYMKRY; this comes from the coding sequence ATGAATGCTGAAATTCTTGCAGTTGGTTCAGAATTATTGCTTGGACAGATTACAAATACAAATGCGAAGTTTATCTCAAGTCAGCTGTCTGAGCTAGGGATTAATGTGTTTTATCATACGGTTGTTGGAGACAATTCAAAAAGATTAGAAGAGGCAATCACGGTAGCAGAATCTCGTGCAGATTTAATTATTTTCTCAGGTGGTCTTGGTCCTACAAAGGATGACTTAACAAAGGAAACAATTGCACGCCATCTTGGTGTCAATCTAGCATTTGATGAGGTAGCCCTTTCCTATATCGAACAGTTCTTTGCAAAACGAGGACGACCAATGACGGAAAATAATCGTAAACAGGCGCTTGTATTAGCAGGTAGTGAAGTGCTGGCAAACCATCATGGTATGGCTCCTGGTATGATACTGACGAAGGATGAACGTACTTATATTCTACTTCCTGGTCCTCCCAAAGAACTTGAACCAATGTTCCAATTTGAAGCAAAACCTAAGCTTGGTGCGATGCTCAATGATGGTGGAGTAATTGTGTCTCACGTGATGCGCTTTTATGGCATCGGCGAAGCTGAGCTAGAGGTTAGCGTGCAAGACATTCTTGATACACAGACAAATCCAACCATTGCACCACTCGCATCTGACGGTGAAGTCACATTGCGTGTTACAGCGAAGGCAGAAACAGAAGGTAAAGCCCGACAGCTTATTGCATCGAAAGTGGCTGAAATCCAGGCGATTGTTGGAGACTATCAATATGGCATTGATGATGATTCTCTTGCCTCTAAGACGGTGGAGATGCTGTTAGATAATAAATTAACAATTTCTGCGGCTGAGAGCTTAACAGCAGGTTTATTTCAGTCAGAGCTGGCTGAGATTCCAGGGGTAGGTACTGCGCTCATTGGTGGCCTTGTCACTTATACAGAAGAGGCAAAGGTGAAGCAACTTGGTATCTCACAGGAATTATTAGATACGCATGGCATTGTAAGTAGTGAATGTGCTGCAGCGATGGCCAGCACTGTACGTGAGAAGTTCGGTACAACTATTGGTATTGGTCTTACGGGTGCTGCAGGCCCGACAGCACATGACCACCAACCCGTAGGAACGGTTTGGATTGGGATTGCTATTGGTGACGAAGATCCAATAACGTATTTATTACATTTATCGGGTATGCGCAATACGAATCGTTTGCGTGCGGTGAAGTTTACATGTCATTACTTAATGCACCAATTGGAAGAACGAGGCTATATGAAACGTTACTAA